A stretch of Lathyrus oleraceus cultivar Zhongwan6 chromosome 6, CAAS_Psat_ZW6_1.0, whole genome shotgun sequence DNA encodes these proteins:
- the LOC127094499 gene encoding extensin-like: protein MREPSKKTKQAKKAMLGETSGSRPPIPLVGSPGKSVSLPPSLKIKLIASSLPQTNPIYTTADTPPSTTRFSNLPSQKFNLATTTLPVSETEMLNETTSPSSSPSPQSPPYYELSSDTKPSDPHSPTLAQLQDSALASQNPSHPNPEPEVTSPPPENPNTTTSEPQSSEPTHSEPQP from the coding sequence ATGCGAGAGCCCTCTAAGAAGACCAAGCAGGCGAAGAAAGCTATGTTGGGAGAAACATCTGGATCAAGACCCCCAATTCCTCTGGTTGGCTCTCCAGGTAAGTCTGTATCTCTCCCTCCCTCTTTAAAAATTAAACTTATTGCTTCTTCTCTCCCTCAAACAAACCCTATATACACCACTGCTGAcactcctccctcaaccaccagatTCTCTAACCTGCCATCTCAAAAATTCAACCTCGCCACCACAACTCTACCTGTTTCAGAAACAGAAATGCTAAATGAAACCACCTCACCATCTTCATCACCATCTCCTCAATCCCCACCTTACTACGAACTTTCATCTGACACTAAACCTTCTGACCCCCACTCCCCCACTCTGGCTCAGCTCCAAGACAGTGCTCTGGCCTCTCAAAATCCATCACATCCTAAccctgaacctgaagtcacttccCCACCTCCGGAAAATCCAAACACAACCACATCTGAACCTCAATCATCAGAACCAACCCACTCTGAACCACAACCTTGA